A window of the Tessaracoccus sp. MC1865 genome harbors these coding sequences:
- the ssd gene encoding septum site-determining protein Ssd, with translation MEPYVLLCSRDPAVIEAVEVSAAAFEVPLRVAHHPDEVRLAWPEAALRLVSTEVATRWTGVAPGQAHLVGDSPRELARCSAALALPVLPLPDHGGHLAEAISTAVRADAVRATVVALVGASGGLGVSTLAASLALVAAAQRMRAACVDLAQAGGGLDLIVGAETVDGVRWPDLSHARGELGDLIGGLPMAEGAAFLAQGRESPSAPPAAAVAAAVGSLARSADLVVIDAGREAPQVEPDRTLLVVGADVRSVASARMLVEGRSVQPAAVVVRRGPGRSIPAEVVSRALGLPCLAAIPHDKAVVRLVELGVSPVSTAARRYRRAVAALLAEVRGG, from the coding sequence ATGGAACCCTACGTTCTGCTCTGCTCCCGGGACCCGGCCGTCATCGAGGCGGTGGAGGTCTCGGCGGCCGCTTTCGAGGTCCCGCTGCGCGTGGCCCACCACCCTGACGAGGTGCGGTTGGCCTGGCCGGAGGCGGCCCTGCGGCTGGTGTCCACAGAGGTCGCCACGCGCTGGACGGGCGTCGCGCCCGGGCAGGCCCACCTCGTCGGCGACTCGCCGCGGGAGTTGGCGCGCTGCTCCGCCGCGCTCGCGTTGCCGGTGCTGCCGCTGCCTGACCACGGTGGTCACCTGGCGGAGGCCATCTCGACGGCGGTGCGCGCGGACGCGGTGCGGGCCACGGTCGTGGCGCTGGTGGGCGCCTCCGGCGGTCTGGGCGTGAGCACGCTGGCGGCCTCGCTGGCGCTGGTGGCGGCGGCACAGCGGATGCGCGCGGCGTGCGTGGACCTGGCGCAGGCGGGCGGCGGGCTGGACCTCATCGTCGGAGCGGAGACCGTCGACGGCGTGCGGTGGCCAGACCTGAGTCACGCGCGGGGCGAATTGGGAGATCTCATCGGCGGGTTGCCCATGGCCGAGGGGGCAGCGTTCCTGGCGCAGGGCCGGGAGTCGCCCTCCGCGCCACCGGCGGCGGCGGTGGCGGCCGCCGTCGGCTCGCTGGCCCGCTCCGCAGACCTCGTGGTCATCGATGCCGGCCGTGAGGCGCCGCAGGTGGAGCCGGACCGGACGCTGCTCGTCGTCGGCGCGGACGTGAGGTCCGTCGCCTCAGCGCGGATGCTGGTCGAGGGCCGGTCCGTGCAGCCCGCTGCGGTGGTGGTCCGGCGTGGGCCCGGCCGGTCCATCCCCGCGGAGGTCGTCTCGCGCGCGCTGGGCCTTCCGTGCCTGGCGGCCATCCCACACGACAAGGCGGTGGTCCGGTTGGTTGAGCTGGGGGTGTCGCCTGTCAGCACGGCTGCGCGCCGGTACCGCAGAGCGGTTGCGGCCCTGCTGGCGGAGGTGCGCGGTGGCTGA